One genomic region from Epinephelus fuscoguttatus linkage group LG6, E.fuscoguttatus.final_Chr_v1 encodes:
- the anxa1a gene encoding annexin A1a — MALMRTLMQQTVYLGMPDDSVLAKEGTVTAAPNFNAQGDAAVLDKAIKVKGVDENTIIEILVKRSNEQRQQIKEAYQQASGKPLESALKNALKGDLEDVVLALLKTPAQYDAQQLKMAMKGLGTDEEVLIEILASRTNREILDIKKVYKEEYKKDLESDIRDDTSGDFKAALIELCKAGRTEGVCEQLIDSDARALYEAGEGRKGKDCAPFIEILTSRSAPHLRQVFDRYTKYSKVDVAKAIDLEMKGDIENCLTAIVKCAGSRPAFFAEKLYLAMKGKGTRKNTLTRIMVSRAEIDMKLIKGEYKKNYGTTLYQDILDDTKGDYEKILLALCGGEN, encoded by the exons ATGGCTTTGATGAGAACCCTCATGCAGCAGACTGTCTATTTGGGCATGCCTGATGACTCA GTCCTTGCCAAGGAGGGGACAGTGACTGCAGCACCCAATTTCAACGCCCAGGGAGACGCAGCAGTCTTGGATAAGGCCATCAAGGTGAAAG GTGTGGATGAGAACACCATCATTGAAATTCTGGTGAAAAGGAGCAACGAGCAGAGGCAGCAGATCAAAGAGGCTTATCAGCAGGCCAGTGGCAAG CCTCTGGAATCAGCACTGAAGAACGCTCTGAAGGGAGACCTGGAGGATGTGGTGTTGGCTCTGCTGAAAACACCAGCCCAGTACGATGCCCAACAGCTGAAGATGGCAATGAAG GGTCTGGGGACAGACGAGGAGGTCCTCATAGAGATTTTGGCTTCCAGAACCAACAGAGAGATCCTGGATATTAAGAAAGTCTACAAGGAGG AATACAAGAAGGACCTGGAGTCTGACATCAGGGACGACACCAGTGGGGATTTCAAGGCTGCCCTGATTGAACTCTGCAAG GCCGGCAGGACTGAGGGAGTTTGTgagcagctgattgacagcGATGCCAGGGCTCTGTACGAGGCCGGGGAGGGGAGGAAGGGCAAAGACTGCGCTCCTTTCATCGAGATCCTCACCAGCAGGAGTGCCCCTCATCTCCGTCAAG TATTTGACAGGTACACAAAGTACAGCAAAGTGGATGTGGCCAAAGCTATCGACCTGGAGATGAAGGGAGATATTGAAAACTGTCTCACAGCAATAG TGAAGTGTGCTGGCAGCAGGCCTGCGTTCTTTGCTGAGAAACTCTACTTGGCCATGAAG GGCAAAGGTACCCGCAAAAATACTCTGACTCGCATCATGGTGAGCCGCGCTGAAATCGACATGAAACTGATCAAGGGAGAGTACAAGAAAAACTACGGCACAACACTCTACCAGGATATTCTG GATGACACCAAAGGAGACTATGAGAAGATTTTGCTTGCTCTCTGTGGGGGTGAAAACTAA